From Woronichinia naegeliana WA131, the proteins below share one genomic window:
- the gloA gene encoding lactoylglutathione lyase, giving the protein MRMLHTMLRVGNLEQSLQFYCDVLGMTLLRQREYPTGEFTLAFVGYGDESQQAVIELTYNWGVEQYELGNAFGHVAIGVDDIYATCDKIKAKGGKVTREPGPMKHGSTVIAFVEDPNGYKIELIQH; this is encoded by the coding sequence ATGCGAATGCTTCACACCATGTTACGGGTTGGCAATCTAGAACAATCATTACAGTTTTATTGCGATGTTTTAGGGATGACTCTGCTACGCCAACGAGAGTATCCTACAGGTGAGTTTACCCTGGCCTTTGTCGGTTATGGCGATGAATCTCAGCAGGCTGTGATTGAATTAACCTATAACTGGGGAGTCGAACAATACGAATTGGGTAATGCCTTTGGTCATGTGGCGATCGGTGTGGATGATATCTATGCCACATGTGACAAGATTAAGGCCAAGGGCGGTAAAGTCACCCGTGAACCGGGCCCCATGAAGCATGGCTCTACCGTGATTGCTTTTGTGGAAGATCCCAACGGTTACAAGATTGAACTCATTCAACACTAG
- a CDS encoding MBL fold metallo-hydrolase codes for MIDESNLPSPSERKFKPPRLILPGIYAFPPNRDILGGTAYLFVHSGGNVLIDCPAWDKENQQFLAELGGVRWLALSHRGGISPSLAVLQQTLNCQVLIQEQESYLLPNLAVTTFQDSLDLNSELQLIWTPGHSPGSTCLYTSVLGGVLFTGRHLLSDQQGQPTPLRLSKTFHWQRQLNSVAKLRDRFSATTLNYLCPGANTGFLRGQGFIDQAYQRLEKLDLKALSLSKP; via the coding sequence ATGATTGATGAGTCGAATCTTCCAAGTCCCTCTGAGCGCAAGTTTAAGCCGCCTCGTCTCATTCTTCCTGGTATCTATGCCTTTCCTCCCAATCGAGATATTTTAGGGGGGACAGCTTATCTGTTTGTGCATTCTGGGGGCAACGTTTTAATTGATTGTCCCGCCTGGGATAAAGAAAATCAACAATTTTTAGCGGAATTGGGGGGCGTGCGTTGGTTAGCGTTGAGCCATCGCGGTGGTATTAGTCCATCTCTAGCTGTCCTACAACAGACGCTTAATTGTCAAGTCCTGATTCAAGAACAGGAGTCCTACCTGCTACCCAATTTAGCCGTGACAACTTTTCAAGACAGTTTGGATTTAAACTCAGAACTGCAATTAATCTGGACACCGGGCCACTCCCCTGGCTCGACTTGTCTTTACACCTCGGTTTTAGGGGGTGTTCTCTTTACAGGTCGCCATTTACTAAGCGATCAGCAGGGTCAACCCACTCCTCTGCGTCTTTCCAAAACCTTTCATTGGCAACGGCAGCTTAATAGTGTCGCTAAACTCCGCGATCGCTTTTCGGCAACCACCTTAAATTATCTTTGTCCTGGCGCGAATACCGGCTTTTTGCGGGGTCAAGGATTTATTGATCAAGCCTATCAACGTCTAGAAAAGCTGGATCTTAAGGCCCTCAGCCTCTCTAAACCTTAA
- a CDS encoding glycosyltransferase family 10 produces MKSKIIGMISSYPNLNQADWLWKQTPQPFGYWQQIQMLATTSEPDYLLLYQFDRPVSVTSSLWWQWWHQSALKQPLENFVDFRGVPKERVIYLLREPPLDAKVMAINQENYHWANRHCGYVSGPDDAAPYPDYMPAIWYLNVSFRELNEMSSPLKVKTCSWITSGINRSLNHQQRLNFMSLLQAQNLDVDIYGRNLPTEIKSEGNVNNKWNVMSPYYYNLAVENYVGNQWYVSEKLWDALLAWCLPIYYGGTAADRLLPPGSFLRLPSLDAKGLGYIQEVTSTLDAWHEAKEAIAEARQIILHRLNLLNWLSDFVRQQR; encoded by the coding sequence ATGAAATCTAAAATCATTGGTATGATCAGCAGTTATCCAAACCTCAATCAAGCCGATTGGTTATGGAAACAAACCCCCCAGCCCTTTGGCTATTGGCAACAGATACAAATGCTGGCAACTACTTCTGAGCCAGATTACTTATTACTTTATCAATTTGATCGTCCTGTTTCTGTGACCTCTAGCCTCTGGTGGCAATGGTGGCATCAGTCTGCCCTCAAGCAACCGTTAGAGAACTTTGTGGATTTTCGGGGGGTTCCTAAAGAGCGCGTCATTTATTTATTAAGAGAACCACCTCTAGACGCTAAAGTAATGGCGATTAATCAAGAAAATTATCATTGGGCTAATCGTCATTGTGGTTACGTTTCTGGCCCCGATGATGCCGCCCCTTACCCTGATTATATGCCAGCAATCTGGTATCTAAATGTCTCATTTCGAGAATTAAATGAGATGTCTAGTCCTTTAAAAGTGAAAACCTGTAGTTGGATTACCTCTGGCATTAATCGCTCTCTGAATCATCAGCAACGTCTTAATTTTATGTCCCTTTTACAAGCCCAAAATCTAGATGTTGATATCTATGGCCGGAATTTACCAACTGAGATTAAATCGGAGGGGAATGTCAATAATAAATGGAATGTGATGTCCCCCTATTATTATAATTTAGCGGTTGAAAACTATGTGGGTAATCAGTGGTATGTGAGTGAAAAGTTATGGGATGCGCTCTTAGCTTGGTGTTTACCGATTTACTACGGAGGAACGGCGGCCGATCGCCTTTTGCCACCAGGATCTTTTTTACGCTTGCCTAGTTTAGATGCAAAGGGATTAGGCTATATCCAAGAAGTGACATCAACCTTGGATGCCTGGCATGAAGCCAAAGAAGCGATCGCCGAAGCGAGACAAATTATTTTACATCGTCTGAATTTACTAAATTGGCTGTCAGATTTTGTTCGTCAACAGCGTTAA
- a CDS encoding (2Fe-2S)-binding protein, which produces MTITFVKENKDVVVANGANLREKALQNGIDLYTLKGKLMNCGGYGQCGTCVVEIVTGIENLSPRTAFEEKVLRKKPDSYRLACQTLVNGPVSVNTKP; this is translated from the coding sequence ATGACCATTACTTTTGTCAAGGAAAATAAAGATGTTGTTGTTGCCAATGGGGCAAATCTGCGGGAAAAAGCGTTACAAAATGGTATTGATCTCTATACTCTCAAGGGAAAATTGATGAACTGTGGGGGTTATGGCCAATGCGGAACCTGTGTTGTGGAAATCGTAACGGGAATAGAAAACCTGTCACCCAGAACAGCTTTTGAGGAAAAGGTTTTACGCAAAAAACCAGACTCCTACCGTCTCGCCTGTCAGACCCTGGTTAATGGGCCGGTGAGCGTTAATACCAAGCCCTAA
- a CDS encoding putative DNA binding domain-containing protein — MSNLDDILRKLKNCLENKTYEPMETDAFELKDLSTKGKWDELYKSACAFLNTQGGIIIVGIHENLNWPKSYQLTGYNDNNESKLISLTQQFSDCRDRSSRPQNLDLKEFFTWEIHEFLDKRICIIKIRALPEDQKYVCWQKIAYERAITGDHQIGEDRINAQLEQREEWRRARELLPVLNATLEDLDLDKLNEYIQSLNQSTRIETLKSELQSAIPFLTRKFFINKEQKPTLLGMLVCGKYVDDFIGGRCQVDAYVQVDSAIALARNKKIFKNNILKLMDDSYDFCLQNIQIGVSYAQGGSKLPEYPLKLIRETLNNALAHRDYRSDQFTIITIKPNRSLEIQNPGNFRQQILITINQTQNNNQHKLKIRAIIPEPKPSNPKLAEILKVYDKWEGRGIGMASLTNACLNNEIDVPYYKLGLETVSLVIPSGKVYDESEEYWLDSFSGYLKRKYDGYEPTTEEKIVLSYFFKTEKLNRLECYTILLTQSNNHFAVIAKLEDKGLIYKHPESPSPYAVYLVDRELVKSEFTSELKRIFGQDYDYLSKDYKEVLNVIYHLNNYSDKEFASANLVAKIMYLRDSKTVINIKNYESFKRKIRTIFKQLETSHLIVRPDQNKRMFYINKNFQRSPLF, encoded by the coding sequence ATGAGCAACCTTGATGATATTTTACGAAAACTCAAGAACTGTCTTGAAAACAAAACCTATGAGCCAATGGAAACTGATGCTTTTGAATTAAAAGATCTATCTACTAAGGGTAAGTGGGATGAATTATATAAATCTGCTTGTGCTTTTTTAAATACACAAGGAGGAATAATTATAGTGGGTATTCACGAAAATCTTAACTGGCCGAAAAGCTACCAATTAACGGGTTACAATGATAATAATGAAAGTAAACTCATCAGCTTAACTCAACAATTTTCAGATTGTAGGGATAGAAGTTCAAGACCTCAAAATCTAGATCTAAAAGAATTTTTTACATGGGAAATCCATGAATTTTTAGACAAGAGGATTTGTATTATTAAAATTAGAGCTTTGCCAGAGGATCAAAAATATGTATGTTGGCAAAAAATTGCCTATGAACGAGCAATTACAGGTGATCATCAGATTGGAGAGGATAGAATTAATGCCCAATTAGAACAACGGGAAGAATGGAGACGAGCAAGGGAACTTTTGCCTGTTCTCAATGCAACTCTTGAGGATTTAGATTTGGACAAGCTCAATGAGTATATTCAATCTCTTAATCAATCAACTCGCATTGAAACGCTTAAGTCGGAATTACAATCGGCTATTCCGTTCTTAACTCGTAAATTTTTTATTAATAAAGAGCAAAAACCCACACTTTTAGGAATGCTAGTTTGTGGTAAATATGTTGATGATTTTATTGGAGGACGTTGTCAAGTGGATGCCTATGTTCAAGTTGATTCTGCGATAGCGTTAGCAAGAAATAAAAAAATATTTAAAAATAATATCTTAAAATTAATGGATGACAGCTATGATTTTTGCTTACAAAATATTCAAATAGGTGTTAGCTATGCTCAAGGTGGGAGTAAATTACCTGAATATCCTCTTAAGTTAATTCGAGAAACGCTTAATAATGCCCTTGCCCATCGAGATTACCGAAGTGATCAATTTACAATTATTACGATTAAACCAAATAGAAGCTTAGAAATTCAAAATCCAGGTAATTTTCGTCAGCAGATATTAATTACAATTAATCAAACTCAAAATAATAATCAGCATAAACTAAAAATTCGAGCCATTATTCCAGAACCAAAACCCAGTAATCCTAAATTAGCAGAAATTCTTAAAGTTTATGATAAATGGGAAGGTCGCGGTATTGGTATGGCATCCTTAACAAATGCCTGTTTAAATAATGAAATTGATGTTCCCTACTATAAATTGGGACTAGAAACTGTTAGCTTAGTAATTCCTAGTGGTAAAGTCTATGATGAATCGGAGGAATATTGGTTAGATAGTTTTTCTGGCTATCTTAAAAGAAAATACGATGGTTACGAACCTACTACAGAGGAAAAAATTGTACTTTCTTATTTTTTTAAAACTGAAAAATTAAATCGCTTGGAATGCTATACGATTCTACTGACTCAAAGCAATAATCATTTTGCAGTCATTGCTAAATTAGAAGATAAAGGACTCATTTATAAACATCCAGAAAGTCCTTCACCTTATGCTGTGTATTTAGTTGACAGAGAGCTTGTCAAAAGTGAATTTACATCAGAACTTAAGCGAATTTTTGGACAAGACTATGATTATCTGAGTAAAGATTATAAAGAGGTCTTAAATGTGATCTATCATCTTAATAACTATAGTGATAAGGAATTCGCTAGTGCAAATTTAGTTGCAAAAATTATGTATCTTCGTGATTCTAAAACAGTAATTAATATTAAAAATTACGAATCTTTCAAACGTAAAATTAGAACAATTTTTAAACAGTTAGAGACTTCCCATCTTATTGTTAGACCAGACCAAAATAAGCGAATGTTTTATATCAACAAAAATTTTCAGCGATCGCCGCTCTTTTAA
- a CDS encoding aminoglycoside phosphotransferase family protein, protein MLENLPIQTTSHLFPIADHFAHQGRITGIKSFGNGNINDTFLVTLDDLAQTCFVLQRINTQVFKQPQAVMANMYTLTEHIHHKLQTNPGDRRWEVPRVILTKGQRDHFDTGDGSYWRAISYIEGSESFDILKDQDHAQEVGYALGNFHHLISDLSTDRLVDTLVGFHITPQYLQHYQAIMAQTAVKISPEVQHCLNFVSDRANSCSVLEKAKEAGKLPLRLMHGDPKVNNIMFDCQTGKAVSVVDLDTVKPGLVHYDIGDCLRSGCNPQGEETADWQSVYFDLDLCQAMLQGYLQVAKAFLTENDYVYLFDAIRLIALELGLRFFTDYLAGSVYFKVKYPDHNLARALVQFKLTESIERQETAIQKLITDLK, encoded by the coding sequence ATGCTTGAAAACCTTCCTATTCAGACCACCAGCCATCTCTTTCCCATTGCCGATCACTTTGCCCATCAAGGACGGATTACCGGTATAAAAAGTTTTGGTAACGGCAATATTAACGATACCTTTCTCGTTACTCTAGACGATTTGGCCCAAACCTGTTTTGTTCTACAGCGTATTAATACTCAGGTTTTTAAGCAACCCCAGGCCGTCATGGCCAATATGTACACTTTAACGGAACATATTCACCACAAACTGCAAACTAATCCGGGCGATCGCCGTTGGGAAGTGCCAAGAGTAATCCTAACCAAGGGCCAACGCGATCATTTTGATACAGGGGATGGTTCCTACTGGCGGGCCATTAGCTATATTGAAGGGTCAGAATCCTTTGATATCTTGAAAGATCAAGACCATGCCCAGGAAGTGGGTTATGCGTTGGGAAACTTTCATCATCTGATTAGTGATTTATCAACCGATCGCCTGGTGGATACCCTGGTGGGATTTCATATTACGCCCCAATATCTTCAGCATTACCAGGCCATCATGGCCCAAACCGCCGTTAAAATTTCCCCTGAGGTGCAACATTGTCTCAATTTTGTCAGCGATCGCGCTAATTCCTGTTCTGTTCTTGAAAAAGCCAAGGAAGCGGGCAAATTACCGTTACGCTTAATGCACGGCGATCCCAAGGTCAATAATATTATGTTTGACTGTCAAACGGGTAAGGCGGTAAGTGTGGTGGATCTCGATACCGTTAAACCAGGGCTAGTTCACTATGATATTGGCGATTGTCTGCGATCAGGCTGTAATCCCCAGGGAGAAGAAACGGCAGATTGGCAAAGCGTTTATTTTGATCTCGATCTTTGTCAAGCTATGTTACAGGGTTATTTACAGGTAGCTAAGGCTTTTTTGACGGAAAATGATTATGTTTATTTATTTGATGCGATTCGTCTGATTGCCTTGGAATTAGGATTGCGTTTTTTCACTGATTATTTAGCCGGAAGTGTCTATTTTAAGGTGAAATATCCTGACCATAATTTAGCGCGAGCCTTAGTACAATTTAAGCTAACAGAAAGCATTGAAAGACAAGAGACAGCCATCCAAAAATTAATTACCGATTTAAAATGA
- a CDS encoding site-2 protease family protein — protein MWLFLFLLGFITYFVVKSSAANVTRTPVWLLWFVLMIPALIWTLWSVVYGEDQPLPLLLILGPFLVCPGLYWWLVQKGRITPEKKEETSLNPGSEEDKTTTDTKIRPINVQEEKSLRDCFPWGVYYLQQLDYRPQAILCRGKLQTAPEMAYERIKDNVENVFGDRFLVLFQESLQGQPFFALIPNPVTESQPETTSEPLSRPWIALALLVMTIFTTTLIGAEMSGVTSKELQADPMVLSQGLPYALGIISILGIHELSHYLTAIYYKVRTTLPYFIPIPFFLGTFGAFIQMKSPVPHRRALFDVAIAGPLGGLVIALPLLYWGLSQSSVVPISSQGTLIQFQALDPRFSVLLSLISKLALGATLKPGMALDLHPLAIAGYIGIIVTALNLMPFGQLDGGHIIHAMLGQRVAIIVGQMTRIVVVILAFIRRDFFLWAIILLLMPVSDQPALNDVTELDNRRDFLGIFAMVILVSILLPLPKVVAAWLGI, from the coding sequence ATGTGGCTCTTTTTATTTCTACTCGGATTCATTACCTACTTTGTCGTCAAAAGCAGTGCAGCTAATGTCACACGGACTCCCGTTTGGCTACTCTGGTTTGTATTAATGATTCCCGCTCTGATTTGGACACTTTGGTCGGTGGTCTATGGGGAGGATCAGCCCTTACCGTTACTACTGATTCTGGGGCCATTTTTGGTGTGTCCTGGACTCTACTGGTGGCTCGTTCAAAAGGGGCGAATTACTCCAGAGAAAAAAGAAGAGACATCTCTAAACCCTGGCAGCGAAGAAGATAAAACCACAACGGATACAAAAATTCGTCCGATCAATGTCCAAGAGGAAAAATCCTTACGGGACTGTTTTCCCTGGGGCGTTTATTATTTGCAACAATTGGACTATCGACCTCAGGCGATTCTCTGTCGAGGAAAACTGCAAACTGCTCCGGAGATGGCCTATGAGCGCATTAAGGATAATGTGGAAAATGTTTTCGGCGATCGCTTTTTAGTCCTATTTCAGGAAAGTTTACAGGGGCAACCCTTTTTCGCGCTCATTCCCAATCCCGTTACGGAATCTCAACCGGAAACCACTTCGGAACCGCTTTCCCGACCTTGGATAGCCCTAGCCCTATTAGTGATGACGATCTTTACCACTACCTTGATTGGGGCTGAGATGAGCGGAGTGACCTCCAAGGAATTGCAAGCCGACCCGATGGTTTTAAGCCAGGGTTTACCCTATGCCCTCGGTATTATTAGTATTTTAGGGATTCATGAATTGAGTCACTATTTGACAGCAATTTACTATAAAGTACGGACGACCTTGCCGTATTTTATTCCGATTCCTTTCTTTTTGGGAACCTTTGGGGCCTTTATTCAGATGAAATCCCCAGTTCCTCATCGTCGTGCCCTCTTTGATGTGGCGATCGCCGGGCCTTTAGGCGGGTTAGTGATTGCTCTGCCTCTACTCTATTGGGGGTTAAGCCAATCATCGGTGGTTCCAATCAGTTCCCAGGGAACCCTGATCCAGTTTCAGGCACTTGATCCCCGTTTTTCGGTGTTGTTGTCTTTAATCAGTAAACTCGCCTTGGGAGCTACCTTAAAACCAGGGATGGCCTTGGATTTACATCCTTTAGCGATCGCCGGTTATATCGGAATTATCGTAACGGCCTTGAATTTGATGCCCTTTGGTCAATTGGATGGGGGTCATATTATCCATGCCATGCTCGGTCAACGGGTTGCCATCATCGTCGGTCAGATGACTCGGATTGTGGTGGTGATTTTGGCTTTTATCCGTCGTGACTTCTTTCTCTGGGCCATTATTCTATTATTGATGCCGGTCAGTGATCAACCCGCACTCAATGATGTCACGGAATTGGATAACCGACGAGATTTTTTAGGGATTTTTGCCATGGTGATTTTGGTGAGTATTTTGCTACCCTTGCCCAAAGTGGTTGCCGCTTGGTTAGGAATTTAA
- a CDS encoding GTP-binding protein has protein sequence MTELHSLDSWQPEDLEKALLNFEAIQEELNYQQAHHTLQNLVADLDLNAQEKIGLEQEIDHLCTMLEKLDQSVIQIAAFGLVGRGKSSVLNALLGKPFFEAGPLHGVTQKVDSTHWPVNEDNPSAYGQTFTLSGWGNSKIQLIDTPGIDEVKGESREILAKEIAQKTDLILFIIAGDMSKVEYQALAQLREVGKPMILVFNKIDQYPEVDRLTIYHKIRDERVKELLSPEEIVMVSANPLVSELQKDSLGNYQRKQYRGTPQITELRLKIIEILQREGKSLVALNTLLCADTVQEKLIDRKMELRDTLANALIHKAVMLKAAAIALNPVTVLDLLTGAGIDVAMILSLSRLYGITMNHQTAIALLQKIGVSMGGISASEFLATLGLSSLKGLLGLTVPMTGGMAIAPYLSVAVTQAGVAGVSGYAIGQVTKTYLANGASWGQTGPKTVVTQILATLDEKSVLNRIKEELRAKLKTADFQKY, from the coding sequence ATGACTGAACTGCATTCCTTAGATTCTTGGCAACCAGAAGACTTAGAAAAAGCCTTGCTAAATTTTGAAGCAATTCAAGAAGAACTTAACTATCAACAGGCCCATCATACTCTACAAAATTTAGTGGCAGATCTCGATCTTAATGCCCAAGAAAAAATTGGTTTAGAGCAAGAAATCGATCATCTTTGTACAATGTTAGAAAAACTGGATCAATCGGTGATTCAAATTGCTGCTTTTGGCCTAGTTGGTCGTGGTAAATCATCGGTTTTAAATGCTCTATTGGGAAAGCCCTTTTTTGAAGCTGGCCCCCTGCATGGTGTTACTCAAAAAGTTGATTCAACCCATTGGCCAGTCAACGAAGATAATCCTTCAGCCTATGGTCAAACTTTTACTCTATCGGGTTGGGGAAATTCCAAAATTCAGTTAATCGATACTCCTGGCATTGACGAAGTTAAAGGAGAAAGTCGTGAAATTCTCGCTAAGGAAATTGCTCAAAAAACTGATTTGATTCTCTTTATCATTGCTGGAGATATGAGTAAGGTTGAATATCAAGCTCTAGCTCAATTACGGGAAGTGGGCAAACCAATGATTCTAGTGTTTAATAAAATTGATCAATATCCTGAAGTCGATCGCCTAACCATTTACCACAAAATTCGCGATGAACGAGTTAAGGAATTATTATCTCCTGAAGAAATCGTTATGGTTTCAGCTAATCCTTTAGTAAGCGAATTACAAAAAGATTCTTTGGGTAATTATCAACGTAAACAATATCGAGGTACCCCACAAATCACAGAATTACGGTTAAAAATTATCGAAATTCTACAACGGGAAGGAAAATCTTTAGTTGCTTTAAATACCTTACTCTGTGCTGATACAGTGCAGGAAAAATTAATAGATCGAAAAATGGAGCTACGTGATACTTTAGCTAATGCACTCATTCATAAAGCAGTGATGCTCAAAGCGGCGGCGATCGCCCTAAATCCGGTTACAGTATTGGATTTATTAACGGGAGCCGGCATTGATGTGGCCATGATTCTTTCCCTGTCTCGGCTCTATGGCATTACCATGAATCATCAAACCGCGATCGCCCTACTTCAAAAGATTGGAGTTAGCATGGGAGGGATTAGTGCAAGTGAATTTTTGGCAACCCTGGGCTTAAGTTCTCTAAAAGGTTTACTGGGTTTAACGGTTCCGATGACGGGGGGAATGGCGATCGCGCCCTATCTCTCTGTGGCTGTGACCCAGGCTGGTGTGGCTGGCGTTTCCGGTTATGCGATCGGCCAAGTAACCAAAACCTATCTAGCCAATGGAGCATCCTGGGGGCAAACCGGGCCCAAAACTGTCGTCACTCAAATCCTAGCAACCTTGGATGAAAAATCAGTTTTAAATCGAATTAAAGAGGAATTGAGAGCTAAGTTAAAAACTGCTGATTTTCAAAAATATTAA
- a CDS encoding NAD(P)/FAD-dependent oxidoreductase, whose product MVQNPRVIIIGGGAAGFFGAINCAMTFPQAQITLLEAGKQFLSKVRISGGGRCNVTHHCFDPAQLVQYYPRGGKALRGAFSRFQPQNTIAWFADRQVALKTEADGRMFPISDDSATIVNCLLQTAREYGVHCRVQAPVQTVQKKASEFLITLKSGETLRSDRLLLATGSNPLGYQWAKEFGHQIETPVPSLFTFNLRDPRLEDLAGITVEQVRLSLVSPDRKKLEQTGPLLITHWGISGPAVLKLSAWGARLLYDQHYQMNLMINWLPNHNLETCQALLWKTKQQQERKQILTFSPVDLPKRLWQNLVNFIGIAPKTLWADLSKKHVQALSQALLLGEYQIQGKGVFKEEFVTCGGVHLPEVDFKTMSSKKCSDLYFAGEILDIDGVTGGFNFQSAWTTAWLAGKAIGARHEI is encoded by the coding sequence ATGGTTCAGAATCCCAGGGTAATCATTATTGGTGGGGGAGCGGCGGGATTTTTTGGGGCCATTAACTGCGCCATGACCTTTCCTCAAGCCCAAATTACGCTATTAGAAGCGGGAAAGCAGTTTTTAAGCAAAGTACGAATTTCGGGGGGAGGACGCTGTAATGTCACCCATCATTGTTTTGATCCGGCTCAATTAGTTCAATATTATCCCAGAGGTGGTAAGGCCTTACGAGGAGCCTTTAGTCGTTTCCAACCCCAGAATACGATCGCCTGGTTTGCTGACCGTCAAGTGGCCTTAAAAACGGAAGCCGATGGCCGGATGTTTCCGATTAGCGATGATTCTGCCACCATTGTCAATTGTTTGCTGCAAACCGCAAGGGAATACGGTGTACATTGTCGTGTCCAAGCTCCGGTACAAACCGTTCAAAAAAAGGCTTCGGAATTTCTGATTACCCTTAAATCGGGGGAAACGTTAAGGAGCGATCGCCTCCTGTTGGCCACTGGCAGTAACCCTCTCGGTTATCAATGGGCTAAGGAATTCGGCCATCAAATTGAAACTCCCGTTCCCTCTCTCTTTACGTTTAACCTGCGAGATCCCCGTTTAGAAGATTTAGCGGGTATTACGGTCGAGCAGGTTCGCCTCAGTTTAGTGAGTCCAGACCGCAAAAAACTAGAGCAAACCGGGCCCTTATTAATCACTCATTGGGGCATTAGTGGCCCTGCTGTTTTAAAATTGTCAGCCTGGGGCGCGAGATTACTCTATGACCAGCATTATCAAATGAATTTAATGATTAATTGGCTACCGAATCATAATTTAGAAACCTGCCAAGCCCTTTTATGGAAAACCAAACAACAGCAAGAACGGAAACAAATTTTAACCTTCTCTCCCGTTGATCTCCCTAAAAGATTATGGCAAAATTTAGTCAATTTCATCGGCATTGCACCTAAAACCCTCTGGGCAGATTTGTCTAAAAAACACGTCCAAGCTTTGTCACAAGCCTTACTTTTAGGAGAATATCAAATTCAGGGCAAAGGCGTTTTTAAAGAGGAATTTGTTACCTGTGGTGGAGTTCATTTACCAGAAGTTGATTTTAAAACCATGAGCAGTAAAAAATGTTCAGATCTTTATTTTGCCGGGGAAATTTTGGATATTGATGGAGTAACAGGTGGTTTCAATTTCCAAAGTGCCTGGACAACTGCCTGGTTAGCAGGAAAAGCCATAGGAGCCAGACATGAAATCTAA
- a CDS encoding glutamate-5-semialdehyde dehydrogenase: MAQDNLPPSLIPTLQAAKDAFLELGQLSGQNRNRGIQAMAKGLAASFDQVLEANTLDLEMSREMAISDCFLDWLKLTPERLEFTVEILEQLAELPDPIQRVMNAPYQLNPSQTYCQLMPLGVVALIYEAFPELAAIAAGFCVKTGNSLILRGCGVSSHSAATITQILQESLADVGFPSGCLASLSSDEVPVIQDLVVQDKYINLIIPYGRPSLVERVSHQAGAPVLRAAMGNCYLYWSAKGDLELVRWMILDSHASEPDPVNAIEKVLVSPTQNSALLIRLFNNLQEKGFELRGDEAICQEFSNYLSLAKEAEWDKPYLEKIVAFRTISTLSEAIAWINQHSSGHADCIATESYQESRQFAMGIDSALVYINTSPRFSRNPKQGESLFLGISNQKGHRRGLIGLETFTTLKQVVQGSSKP, from the coding sequence ATGGCTCAAGATAACCTGCCACCGTCTCTTATTCCCACTTTACAGGCTGCTAAAGATGCCTTTCTGGAATTGGGACAACTTTCTGGACAGAATCGCAATCGAGGTATCCAGGCAATGGCGAAGGGATTGGCGGCCTCCTTTGACCAGGTGTTGGAAGCCAATACTCTAGACCTAGAGATGAGTCGAGAAATGGCGATTTCCGATTGTTTTTTAGATTGGCTGAAGTTAACGCCAGAGCGATTGGAATTTACTGTCGAAATTTTAGAACAATTGGCCGAATTGCCTGATCCAATTCAACGGGTGATGAATGCACCCTATCAACTCAATCCGTCCCAAACCTATTGTCAATTGATGCCCCTGGGGGTCGTTGCTCTAATTTATGAAGCTTTTCCTGAACTAGCGGCGATCGCGGCAGGTTTTTGTGTCAAAACGGGGAATAGTTTAATTTTGCGGGGTTGTGGTGTTTCCAGTCATTCGGCAGCGACAATTACCCAGATATTGCAAGAAAGTTTAGCGGATGTGGGCTTTCCGTCAGGCTGTTTAGCCAGTTTATCCAGTGATGAAGTGCCAGTGATCCAAGATTTGGTCGTTCAGGATAAATATATTAATCTCATTATTCCCTACGGTCGTCCCAGTTTAGTGGAACGGGTCAGTCATCAAGCGGGGGCCCCAGTTCTTCGAGCCGCGATGGGCAATTGTTATCTCTATTGGTCAGCTAAAGGCGATTTGGAATTAGTCCGTTGGATGATTTTGGATAGTCATGCCAGTGAACCCGATCCAGTTAATGCCATTGAAAAAGTATTGGTTAGTCCAACTCAGAATAGTGCTTTATTAATCCGTCTTTTTAACAATTTGCAGGAAAAAGGGTTTGAATTACGGGGAGATGAGGCCATCTGTCAAGAATTTTCCAATTATCTTTCCCTCGCAAAGGAAGCGGAATGGGATAAACCCTATCTTGAAAAAATTGTTGCTTTTCGGACTATTTCTACTCTGTCAGAAGCGATCGCCTGGATTAACCAACATAGTAGTGGCCATGCAGACTGTATTGCTACCGAATCCTACCAAGAAAGCCGTCAATTTGCGATGGGAATTGATAGTGCGTTAGTTTATATTAATACTTCCCCGCGTTTTTCCCGTAATCCAAAACAGGGAGAATCTCTTTTTCTGGGTATTTCTAATCAAAAGGGTCATCGTCGCGGCTTAATTGGTCTGGAAACCTTTACCACTTTAAAACAGGTTGTCCAGGGCAGTAGTAAACCCTGA